A DNA window from Allokutzneria albata contains the following coding sequences:
- a CDS encoding prepilin peptidase has product MGALSGVTVAVTMCRVLRQEDDAAGWVSGSVTAFIAVTLACSFAVLACRDEQLLVRLAMGVFITAAVMLAVFDTVTFRLPNALVLMSFVIVGGLLVFAALTGADPARLARAIEGMATMVAVPLLAFALWPKALGVGDIKLSGFLGLVLAWHGWAQLLMVVVLGALAAAIVAPMYRPQLRIAWGPPYLGAAVLVLLMPQQVLVDLSLVG; this is encoded by the coding sequence ATGGGCGCGCTGTCGGGGGTCACCGTCGCGGTGACGATGTGCCGCGTGCTCCGTCAGGAGGACGACGCGGCCGGGTGGGTGTCGGGGAGCGTCACCGCGTTCATCGCGGTGACGCTCGCCTGCTCATTCGCTGTGCTCGCGTGCCGAGACGAGCAGCTTCTGGTCCGCTTGGCGATGGGTGTCTTCATCACGGCGGCGGTGATGCTGGCGGTCTTCGACACGGTCACCTTCCGTCTTCCCAACGCTCTAGTCCTGATGAGTTTCGTGATCGTCGGTGGGCTGCTCGTGTTCGCCGCGCTGACGGGAGCTGATCCGGCGCGTCTGGCCCGGGCGATCGAAGGGATGGCGACGATGGTCGCCGTGCCCCTGCTCGCGTTCGCCCTGTGGCCCAAGGCCTTGGGCGTCGGCGACATCAAGCTCAGCGGGTTCCTCGGGCTCGTGCTCGCCTGGCACGGCTGGGCGCAGCTTCTGATGGTCGTCGTCCTCGGGGCACTGGCAGCGGCCATCGTCGCGCCGATGTACCGTCCGCAACTGCGGATCGCTTGGGGGCCACCATATTTGGGCGCGGCCGTGCTCGTGTTGCTTATGCCGCAGCAGGTGCTCGTCGACCTCTCCCTCGTCGGGTAG
- a CDS encoding winged helix-turn-helix transcriptional regulator, which translates to MGNFWASDSDASQILRGFWPPLVLKTLSDGKTWHYNNIAEAIRADLARSGSGRQFHDSALSRALAQLVDKGFVAKRVIRRVFPKSSEYMLTESGRTMVAALAAFDASFQDAGREGNWKASS; encoded by the coding sequence ATGGGGAACTTCTGGGCAAGCGACTCGGATGCGAGCCAGATTCTGCGGGGCTTCTGGCCACCACTCGTGCTCAAAACGCTGTCAGACGGGAAGACCTGGCACTACAACAACATCGCCGAGGCTATTCGCGCCGACCTGGCGAGGTCGGGCTCGGGGAGGCAGTTCCATGACAGCGCCTTGAGCCGCGCCCTAGCGCAGTTGGTGGACAAGGGGTTCGTGGCGAAGCGCGTGATCCGCAGGGTGTTTCCGAAGTCCTCGGAGTACATGCTCACGGAGAGCGGGAGGACCATGGTGGCCGCTTTGGCGGCGTTCGACGCCAGCTTCCAGGACGCCGGGCGGGAAGGGAACTGGAAGGCGTCGTCGTGA
- a CDS encoding helix-turn-helix domain-containing protein: MSVADKINQLIADRWGPNPPGNAVIAKEIRDETGLSISTGYLWALRKGTRRNPTGPRLQALAKFFDRPPAYFLDEGITPSVMDLAAVLRSQEAVRMIAMRSLELSETSQNAILAMVEQARRVEQLDNDGTASRAEPELPNPSRTDAPPSE, encoded by the coding sequence TTGAGCGTCGCCGACAAGATCAATCAGTTGATCGCGGATCGGTGGGGACCCAATCCTCCAGGTAACGCAGTGATCGCCAAGGAGATCCGCGACGAAACCGGGTTGTCGATCTCCACCGGGTATCTGTGGGCGCTGAGGAAGGGGACTCGGAGGAACCCGACCGGCCCGCGCCTGCAAGCCCTGGCGAAGTTCTTCGACCGACCGCCGGCCTACTTCCTCGACGAGGGCATCACCCCCAGCGTCATGGACCTGGCCGCCGTGCTGCGTTCCCAGGAAGCCGTCCGCATGATTGCGATGCGCTCGCTGGAGCTGTCTGAGACAAGCCAGAACGCGATCTTGGCCATGGTTGAACAGGCGCGCCGAGTCGAACAGCTCGACAATGACGGCACGGCTTCACGCGCGGAACCTGAACTCCCCAACCCCTCCAGGACCGACGCGCCGCCGAGTGAGTAA
- a CDS encoding SDR family NAD(P)-dependent oxidoreductase — protein MSRAVLVTGASGGLGAAIARAFACAGDTVMVHYATDAERARTVVDELPGTGHAMFGADVSAPEQAQRLVDATVEGLGGLDVVVNNAGTAAPEHPVDCSFEQWQQAWQHIISVNLLGAAYVSHCAIPRLRQRRGRIVNVGSRAAYRGMPTAPAYAASKAALHAFGQSLAVAVGNDGISVTTVAPGVVDAGMGTPFLRGEVGEAIRNQSPFHRVATAEEVAAAVLYLASPEAEFASGAVLDLNGASYLR, from the coding sequence ATGAGCAGGGCGGTACTGGTGACCGGGGCCTCCGGCGGGCTCGGGGCAGCGATCGCGCGGGCGTTCGCATGCGCGGGGGACACGGTGATGGTCCACTACGCGACTGACGCTGAACGCGCCCGAACGGTTGTGGACGAGTTGCCGGGGACCGGACACGCGATGTTCGGCGCTGACGTGAGCGCGCCGGAGCAGGCGCAGCGGTTGGTCGATGCGACCGTGGAGGGCTTGGGCGGTCTGGATGTTGTGGTGAACAACGCCGGGACCGCGGCCCCGGAGCATCCGGTCGATTGTTCTTTCGAGCAGTGGCAGCAGGCCTGGCAGCACATCATTTCAGTCAACCTCTTGGGCGCGGCCTACGTCAGCCATTGCGCGATTCCGCGTCTGCGGCAGCGGCGTGGGCGCATCGTCAACGTTGGTTCCCGTGCGGCATATCGAGGAATGCCCACTGCTCCGGCCTATGCGGCGAGCAAGGCAGCGTTGCACGCCTTCGGCCAGTCCCTCGCGGTGGCCGTCGGCAACGACGGGATCTCCGTCACCACCGTCGCTCCGGGTGTGGTCGATGCCGGTATGGGCACGCCGTTCCTGCGCGGGGAAGTCGGTGAAGCGATCCGCAATCAGAGTCCGTTCCACCGGGTCGCCACGGCCGAGGAGGTTGCCGCCGCGGTGCTCTACCTCGCTTCACCGGAGGCGGAGTTCGCCAGCGGTGCCGTGCTCGACCTCAACGGTGCCTCCTACCTCCGGTAG
- a CDS encoding MAB_1171c family putative transporter: MASSWIEVIGIMCMAVVVVLRAPSALRDRQQRPLWLAVTAICVAMALRLPEVQAVLLDVVGTAHRVDLLRQMVATFDAAVVAFFVLHASGRRRAARSLLAAGGVVVVVLLWLDATAGPHDRNVVGVAGPLPAYWVVYFSFLLGANLLAAGVCFRHGRGAEQPLRAGMCLFGAGMAVACLLWVIFLAYFGSGCGWLSGLLSPVTGVEALLLAAGVWFPVAGQGLVLRYWWWVLWPLWRDVLAVAPRLAWRLPRMRVLDVVFAGNPSARAGRAVMEIRDVMLILRRYVTADDQRRAIEEARGRFPERVVDAAVTARLMAVAADRRRRGEAMVEEPVGRMSLGHSGTVRSEIKFFVRVARYWRPCRSSMRTAMGRV; this comes from the coding sequence GTGGCTTCTTCATGGATTGAGGTCATCGGCATCATGTGCATGGCCGTGGTGGTCGTGCTTCGCGCTCCGTCGGCGTTGCGTGATCGGCAGCAGCGGCCGTTGTGGCTTGCGGTGACCGCCATCTGCGTTGCTATGGCGTTGCGGTTGCCCGAGGTGCAGGCGGTGTTGCTGGATGTGGTGGGCACGGCCCATCGTGTGGATCTTCTCCGGCAGATGGTGGCGACCTTTGACGCGGCGGTGGTCGCGTTCTTCGTGCTGCACGCGAGCGGTCGTCGACGCGCCGCTCGATCTCTGCTTGCCGCTGGTGGGGTCGTGGTCGTTGTTCTGCTGTGGCTGGATGCGACCGCGGGTCCGCACGACCGGAACGTGGTCGGCGTCGCGGGTCCATTGCCGGCGTACTGGGTCGTCTACTTTTCGTTCCTGCTGGGGGCGAACCTGCTTGCCGCTGGTGTGTGTTTCCGGCATGGTCGCGGCGCGGAGCAGCCGCTGAGGGCGGGGATGTGTCTGTTCGGGGCGGGGATGGCCGTGGCCTGTCTGTTGTGGGTCATCTTCTTGGCCTATTTCGGTTCCGGGTGCGGCTGGTTGTCGGGTTTGTTGTCTCCGGTCACGGGGGTGGAGGCGCTGTTGTTGGCGGCCGGTGTGTGGTTCCCGGTGGCCGGGCAGGGACTCGTCCTGCGGTATTGGTGGTGGGTGTTGTGGCCGCTGTGGCGGGATGTTCTGGCCGTGGCGCCGAGGCTCGCATGGCGGTTGCCGCGGATGCGGGTGCTTGATGTGGTGTTCGCGGGTAATCCGTCGGCGCGGGCCGGACGAGCGGTTATGGAGATCCGCGACGTCATGCTCATCTTGCGCCGGTACGTGACTGCTGACGATCAGCGCCGAGCCATCGAGGAAGCGCGTGGCCGGTTTCCTGAGCGCGTGGTTGACGCGGCGGTGACCGCGCGGTTGATGGCCGTGGCCGCGGACCGCCGTCGACGCGGCGAAGCCATGGTGGAGGAGCCTGTGGGCCGCATGTCGCTGGGACACAGCGGTACGGTGCGCTCAGAGATCAAGTTCTTCGTGCGGGTCGCGCGGTACTGGCGACCGTGCCGGTCATCGATGAGGACTGCTATGGGGCGGGTCTGA
- a CDS encoding NACHT domain-containing protein — MSAALPDIDFARIRPYGQPASRSNAFEELASVLIQQSIVEWPGGVRFYRFGNPDGGREGKGVLPDGGVWAWQAKYLFEFDSSAAGQVNESVLRVLDLEPNLNRYFVALPIDLPAGDTAKKISAHTRWTRKVEEWEELARAKDLEVEFVFIGAHQLVTALTEPRHSGRAGYWFGADVLTPDSQGRQLDEIIAKAGRRYSPRLHVEVDAVHALEAVGRAKAYVEEWQRVLADLREARAWTWRSPSDVADFFNDALPHCGVTLDKADAALELMISAARSTDKLPLIDEPLKAAAQAVMKVEVLLHEHARSKGGYYEGDAGTLYSEVREALRALRRAEYVAGTEATRAAREKVLLLTGRAGAGKTHLFCDVATQRVAEGRPTVLLLGQDFDGRSLLPQIGELTRLGSSVDDVFAVLDAAAEAAGCFGLFMIDALNESERPERWRDDARALLATAAQYPRIAVALSCRSEFVAAVVGDDSVARIEHVGFAESTDIAVRRFTQEYGLEPPTFPVLNPEFSNPLFLKLTCESLATLGATRFPFGAAGLTTVCNAFLEAVNKRLAEPGRSDYDERSNPVGRVIRELTFLGGGAFDREDVQRITDEALPGRSWSQSLMRGLIAEGVLTELSDGRIAFGYQRLGDVARAAVIAEASQDDVRAWVQALADEVWRERGVLGALAVIVSERYEVELIDLAKDDEGTVSHDYIDSFLESLLLRSPKSISPRTVEIVRRLFEHRYRRDEVWDRLIRIACIPDHPLNANWLHTHLNSYEVADRDTAWSAWLVGTVSGDSETAVSRLIEWAWPSNLQDRSPTVPDDVAVLATKVLGSFLTTSDRRVRDRATKAIVSVAERAPAAFARALGRFHDTNDPYVIERLAAAACGVVLRTDDVKAVQQIADSLTGLVADGWPQHLVTRDFIRRTFSKARTLDWPGPDGLPPYNGQWITPTRAFEEIEALTGPPNYEYSSIWHSLTGLGDFGRYVVQPALDDIVSEDSKALLHETERAVFGRVLDLGWTPERFSMFDQPRSGRRDGVVERVGKKYQWIGFYEALGRITDRYLIKRSWADKEPQPYSYAEQLIWRDMDPTVLARKPVAGPSRRELPWFSPVGAQFQQSVADDCPDNMDGVPDPLDLIAVFDPDGTPWLALQSSPNWKQPLPPEVKALRVPRLDVWMQLHAYLVPVGEAGKLRRWAKGKDWFGRWMPESAEPHNILLGTHPDDPEWSAADGRAEWWDTRASGPQPTELEQCAAWYGGTGTSRDASAEEETRGYVPTRRLFDVLGLSRGVDFAWNDGSGLAVHDPSVVLGGPSTLVMRRDLTERLVDAGLTLFWTVLAGNELHRSDHMPRDNDYRWVSASASYILEGTRVEQIGATAARYRPGPRKERELRWVTKGTEG, encoded by the coding sequence GTGTCCGCCGCGCTCCCTGACATCGACTTCGCTCGGATTCGCCCTTACGGTCAGCCGGCCTCTCGATCGAACGCGTTCGAGGAATTGGCCTCTGTCCTGATCCAGCAGAGCATAGTCGAGTGGCCTGGCGGCGTCCGATTCTATAGATTTGGCAACCCTGACGGCGGCAGGGAAGGCAAAGGTGTGCTGCCAGATGGAGGTGTCTGGGCGTGGCAGGCCAAGTACTTGTTCGAGTTCGACTCGTCGGCTGCCGGACAGGTCAATGAATCGGTGCTTCGCGTTCTGGATCTTGAACCGAACCTAAATCGCTACTTCGTCGCGCTCCCAATCGACCTGCCAGCAGGCGACACGGCCAAGAAGATCTCGGCGCATACGCGCTGGACCAGAAAGGTGGAGGAGTGGGAGGAGCTCGCCCGCGCAAAAGATCTCGAGGTTGAGTTCGTCTTCATCGGTGCGCATCAGCTCGTTACTGCCTTGACGGAGCCTCGGCATTCCGGACGAGCTGGGTATTGGTTCGGCGCGGATGTCCTGACGCCGGATTCGCAAGGTCGTCAACTGGACGAGATCATCGCCAAAGCGGGTCGCCGTTACTCGCCACGACTGCATGTTGAGGTGGATGCTGTTCACGCTCTGGAGGCTGTTGGACGGGCGAAAGCCTATGTTGAGGAATGGCAGCGCGTGCTCGCTGATCTCAGAGAAGCCCGAGCGTGGACATGGCGGAGCCCTTCCGACGTTGCAGATTTTTTCAACGATGCCCTACCTCACTGCGGTGTCACGCTCGACAAAGCAGATGCCGCCCTGGAACTAATGATCTCCGCTGCCCGATCGACCGACAAGCTTCCACTGATTGACGAGCCCCTCAAAGCCGCTGCCCAGGCCGTGATGAAGGTGGAAGTCCTGCTGCACGAGCACGCGCGAAGTAAAGGCGGATACTATGAAGGTGACGCCGGGACATTGTACTCGGAGGTTCGTGAAGCTCTTCGTGCACTGCGCCGCGCCGAGTACGTGGCTGGCACCGAGGCAACGCGGGCGGCGCGGGAGAAAGTGCTGCTACTGACCGGGCGTGCCGGAGCAGGAAAGACGCACCTGTTCTGCGATGTGGCAACACAGCGGGTGGCTGAGGGGCGTCCGACGGTACTTCTTCTCGGACAGGACTTCGACGGCAGATCTCTCCTGCCTCAGATCGGGGAGCTGACTCGACTGGGCAGTTCGGTGGACGATGTCTTCGCCGTGCTCGACGCGGCGGCGGAAGCTGCCGGGTGCTTCGGCCTGTTCATGATCGACGCTTTGAATGAGAGTGAGCGGCCCGAACGTTGGCGTGATGATGCCCGGGCATTGCTCGCAACCGCCGCCCAGTATCCCCGTATAGCTGTAGCGCTCTCCTGTCGATCTGAGTTTGTTGCGGCAGTCGTTGGCGATGATTCTGTTGCGAGGATCGAGCATGTCGGATTTGCTGAGTCCACTGATATCGCGGTTCGCAGGTTCACGCAGGAGTATGGACTCGAGCCTCCTACGTTCCCTGTCCTCAACCCGGAGTTCAGCAATCCACTATTCCTCAAACTGACCTGCGAATCCCTCGCGACGCTCGGCGCGACGCGGTTTCCCTTTGGAGCCGCTGGCCTCACAACTGTCTGCAACGCGTTCCTCGAAGCTGTGAATAAGCGCCTTGCGGAACCTGGACGCAGCGACTATGACGAGCGAAGCAACCCCGTCGGACGCGTCATCCGCGAACTCACATTTCTCGGCGGAGGTGCCTTCGACCGAGAAGACGTCCAACGCATAACGGATGAGGCCCTGCCCGGCCGTTCATGGTCGCAGTCGCTGATGCGCGGCTTGATTGCCGAAGGTGTTCTCACGGAGCTCAGCGATGGCCGTATCGCATTCGGGTACCAGCGGCTGGGCGATGTCGCGCGGGCAGCCGTAATCGCTGAGGCATCGCAGGATGACGTACGAGCGTGGGTACAGGCACTCGCTGATGAGGTATGGCGCGAGAGAGGTGTTCTCGGCGCTCTCGCAGTGATCGTCTCGGAGCGGTACGAGGTCGAACTCATCGACCTCGCCAAAGACGATGAAGGCACGGTCTCACATGACTACATTGACAGCTTTCTCGAGAGCCTGCTACTCCGCTCGCCCAAGTCGATCTCGCCTCGGACCGTCGAGATCGTGCGCCGTCTGTTTGAGCACCGCTACCGCCGCGACGAGGTCTGGGACCGCCTGATTCGCATCGCTTGCATTCCTGATCATCCGCTCAATGCCAACTGGCTCCATACCCACCTGAATTCCTATGAGGTGGCAGACCGCGACACCGCATGGTCCGCGTGGCTCGTAGGTACCGTCAGCGGCGATAGCGAAACGGCAGTCAGTCGATTGATCGAGTGGGCCTGGCCCTCAAACCTTCAAGATCGGTCCCCCACCGTTCCTGACGATGTCGCGGTGCTCGCGACAAAGGTACTCGGCTCGTTCCTCACCACCAGCGACCGTCGAGTGCGCGACCGTGCCACGAAGGCCATCGTGAGCGTCGCGGAGCGAGCCCCAGCCGCCTTCGCGCGGGCGCTTGGTCGGTTCCACGACACAAACGATCCCTACGTCATCGAGCGACTGGCCGCAGCCGCATGCGGCGTAGTGCTCAGGACCGACGACGTCAAGGCGGTGCAGCAGATCGCTGACAGCCTTACAGGACTCGTCGCAGACGGATGGCCGCAACACCTAGTGACACGGGACTTCATCCGACGCACCTTCAGCAAGGCACGCACCCTCGACTGGCCCGGACCGGACGGGCTCCCACCGTACAACGGACAATGGATTACTCCGACGAGAGCCTTTGAAGAGATCGAAGCGCTCACGGGTCCACCGAACTATGAATATAGCTCCATCTGGCACTCGCTTACAGGACTGGGGGACTTCGGACGGTACGTGGTGCAGCCAGCGCTAGATGATATCGTTAGCGAGGACTCGAAGGCGCTGCTGCACGAGACGGAGCGCGCAGTATTCGGTCGAGTCCTCGACCTTGGCTGGACTCCAGAGCGCTTTAGCATGTTTGACCAACCTCGATCAGGTAGGCGCGATGGTGTCGTCGAACGAGTCGGCAAGAAGTACCAGTGGATTGGCTTCTACGAGGCGCTAGGTCGCATTACTGACCGTTACCTCATCAAAAGGTCATGGGCGGACAAAGAGCCGCAACCCTACAGCTACGCCGAGCAGCTCATCTGGCGCGACATGGATCCCACGGTGCTCGCCCGTAAGCCCGTGGCGGGGCCTTCACGGCGAGAGCTGCCATGGTTCTCCCCGGTCGGCGCACAATTCCAGCAAAGCGTCGCTGATGACTGCCCGGACAACATGGACGGTGTGCCCGACCCATTGGACCTGATCGCAGTCTTCGACCCTGATGGCACACCCTGGTTGGCACTGCAGAGCAGCCCCAATTGGAAACAGCCACTGCCGCCAGAGGTCAAAGCTCTCCGCGTCCCACGACTCGACGTATGGATGCAATTGCACGCATACTTGGTGCCGGTCGGCGAAGCGGGCAAACTCCGTCGCTGGGCTAAGGGCAAAGATTGGTTCGGGCGTTGGATGCCCGAAAGTGCCGAGCCGCACAATATCTTGCTTGGCACACACCCAGACGACCCTGAGTGGTCCGCGGCGGACGGACGCGCTGAATGGTGGGACACAAGAGCGAGCGGGCCACAACCCACAGAGCTAGAGCAATGTGCCGCCTGGTACGGCGGGACAGGCACCTCTCGCGACGCCTCCGCCGAAGAAGAGACGCGCGGCTACGTTCCAACCCGACGACTGTTCGACGTTCTCGGCCTGTCGAGGGGAGTCGACTTCGCTTGGAACGATGGCTCCGGTCTAGCTGTCCACGATCCCTCGGTCGTGCTCGGTGGCCCGAGCACGCTCGTGATGCGCCGCGACCTCACAGAGCGACTCGTGGACGCTGGATTGACTCTCTTCTGGACCGTGCTCGCTGGCAACGAGCTGCACCGCAGCGATCACATGCCACGCGACAACGACTATCGGTGGGTCAGCGCGAGCGCGTCATACATCCTCGAGGGCACCCGGGTCGAACAGATCGGAGCGACCGCCGCTCGATATAGACCTGGTCCCAGGAAGGAACGCGAGCTCAGATGGGTAACTAAAGGTACTGAAGGCTGA
- a CDS encoding DsbA family protein: protein MGGAQRNARNKKKQAASAVAAARGTSSDRNKVIIGVVFVVLLAVGVIGGVLLTNQAAGAIPVAEVKADYPVQRQEGTVVAGKDTAKATIDVYADFLCPACGQFEKLYGEKINEKINSGELKVRYHVLPFLNSMSNPEGYSRDAANAALCAADGGKFPTYFASLFGKQPAEGGKGYDDNRLIELGTAVGAGPDFEQCVRTKRHVALGEAELKAFTDNQALVGSRGTHGTPTVAHNGKKIEIADANWLDQLIGSAG, encoded by the coding sequence GTGGGCGGAGCCCAGCGGAACGCGCGCAACAAGAAGAAGCAGGCAGCCAGTGCGGTCGCGGCGGCGCGCGGAACGAGCAGTGACCGGAACAAGGTCATCATCGGCGTTGTCTTCGTCGTGCTGCTCGCGGTCGGTGTGATCGGCGGCGTGCTGCTGACGAACCAGGCCGCCGGGGCCATCCCGGTGGCGGAGGTCAAGGCGGACTACCCGGTCCAGCGCCAGGAAGGCACGGTCGTCGCGGGCAAGGACACCGCCAAGGCCACGATCGACGTCTACGCCGACTTCCTCTGCCCGGCCTGCGGCCAGTTCGAGAAGCTCTACGGCGAGAAGATCAACGAGAAGATCAACTCGGGTGAGCTCAAGGTTCGCTACCACGTGCTGCCGTTCCTGAACTCGATGTCCAACCCCGAGGGCTACTCCAGGGATGCCGCCAACGCGGCCCTCTGCGCGGCCGACGGCGGCAAGTTCCCCACCTACTTCGCCAGCCTGTTCGGCAAGCAGCCGGCCGAGGGCGGCAAGGGCTACGACGACAACCGCCTCATCGAGCTGGGCACCGCGGTCGGCGCCGGCCCCGACTTCGAGCAGTGCGTGCGCACCAAGCGGCACGTCGCCCTCGGCGAGGCCGAGCTGAAGGCGTTCACCGACAACCAGGCGCTCGTCGGCTCCCGGGGCACCCATGGCACCCCCACCGTCGCGCACAACGGCAAGAAGATCGAGATCGCCGACGCCAACTGGCTGGACCAGCTCATCGGCTCCGCCGGCTGA
- a CDS encoding VIT1/CCC1 transporter family protein — protein sequence MDEIGHTHADVSGGWLRPAVFGAMDGLVTNIALVAGVGGGGADSTVIVLSGMAGLVAGAFSMALGEYASVETQNNAISAEVAAERRELRTNPRAEQAELVDMYVEMGLTRETAERAAAEVHADPELAVRVHITQELGVDPQEQPSPLVAGVSSFLCFAVGALFPLLPFLLGSDSLLLGLLVGGIGLFAAGAMVSRFTTRSWWYNGVRQLLFGAIAAGATYLVGMLIGVGVT from the coding sequence ATGGACGAGATCGGGCACACGCACGCCGACGTGTCCGGGGGCTGGCTGCGGCCCGCGGTGTTCGGGGCGATGGACGGCTTGGTGACCAACATCGCGCTGGTCGCCGGGGTCGGCGGTGGTGGTGCGGACAGCACCGTGATCGTGCTCTCGGGGATGGCCGGGCTGGTCGCGGGCGCCTTCTCGATGGCGCTGGGCGAGTACGCCTCGGTGGAGACGCAGAACAACGCGATCAGCGCCGAGGTGGCGGCGGAGCGCCGCGAACTGCGCACGAACCCGCGCGCCGAGCAGGCGGAGCTGGTGGACATGTACGTCGAGATGGGCCTCACCCGGGAGACGGCGGAGCGGGCGGCGGCCGAGGTGCACGCCGACCCCGAACTCGCCGTTCGCGTGCACATCACCCAGGAGCTGGGCGTCGACCCGCAGGAGCAGCCGTCACCGTTGGTGGCCGGGGTCTCGTCGTTCCTCTGCTTCGCGGTCGGAGCGCTGTTCCCGCTGCTCCCGTTCCTGCTCGGCTCGGACTCGCTGCTGCTCGGGCTCCTCGTCGGCGGCATCGGCCTGTTCGCCGCGGGCGCCATGGTCTCCCGCTTCACCACGCGGTCCTGGTGGTACAACGGCGTGCGCCAGCTGCTGTTCGGCGCGATCGCGGCCGGGGCGACCTACCTGGTCGGCATGCTCATCGGAGTGGGTGTCACCTAG
- a CDS encoding IS982 family transposase, with amino-acid sequence MTTDLNTLLTALYVKIDDRLAGRTRVGRPPKLTDAELVTLAVAQALLGFTSEARWLRFLPARLPGAFRYLPGQSGYNRRLRAALPLVKQVMRWLATDTDLWSDTTWIVDSTPVECGRSRPAVKRSELAGWAHYGYCRSHSRWFWGLRLHLVCTPAGLPITWALADPKIDERQVLMALCDHEPHLLTDRPGLLIIADKGYVSRELDHFLAEREVRLIRPSYRNRTPHPGEPLLKSIRQLIESVNDTLKGQLNLEQHSGRTIDGVGVRIAQRLLALTAVIWHNRATGAPLTRSLTAYDH; translated from the coding sequence GTGACGACAGACCTGAACACCCTTCTCACCGCACTCTACGTCAAGATCGACGACCGTCTCGCGGGCAGGACCCGCGTGGGCAGGCCACCGAAGCTCACCGACGCCGAACTGGTCACCCTGGCGGTGGCCCAGGCGCTGCTGGGGTTCACCTCCGAGGCCCGCTGGCTGCGGTTCCTGCCCGCCCGGCTGCCCGGGGCGTTTCGGTACCTGCCCGGCCAGTCCGGGTACAACCGCCGCCTGCGGGCGGCGCTGCCGCTGGTCAAGCAGGTGATGCGGTGGCTGGCCACCGACACCGACCTGTGGAGTGACACCACGTGGATCGTCGACTCCACCCCGGTGGAATGCGGCCGGTCCCGCCCCGCGGTGAAGCGTTCGGAACTGGCCGGGTGGGCGCACTACGGCTACTGCCGCTCGCACTCCCGCTGGTTCTGGGGCCTGCGGCTGCACCTGGTCTGCACCCCCGCCGGACTGCCGATCACCTGGGCGTTGGCCGACCCGAAGATCGACGAGCGGCAGGTGCTCATGGCCCTGTGCGACCACGAACCCCACCTGCTCACCGACCGCCCCGGACTGCTGATCATCGCCGACAAGGGCTACGTCTCCCGCGAGCTTGACCACTTCCTCGCCGAGCGTGAGGTGCGGCTGATCCGGCCGTCCTACCGCAACCGCACACCCCACCCCGGTGAGCCACTGCTCAAGTCCATCCGTCAGCTGATCGAGTCGGTCAACGACACCTTGAAAGGCCAGCTCAACCTGGAACAGCACAGCGGACGCACCATCGACGGTGTCGGAGTCCGCATCGCCCAACGACTCCTGGCCCTCACCGCGGTGATCTGGCACAACCGAGCCACCGGAGCACCCCTCACCCGATCACTGACCGCCTACGACCACTGA